The Periplaneta americana isolate PAMFEO1 chromosome 2, P.americana_PAMFEO1_priV1, whole genome shotgun sequence genome has a window encoding:
- the Roe1 gene encoding grpE protein homolog, mitochondrial, which yields MSAVTSEETKQNSDTTSSEQSENEKKLRVENENLTKEIDLITEKKLELEDKYKRSLADSENMRRRLMKQVEDAKLLGIQGFCKGLLEVADILGKATESVPKEVRESNPHLKNLYEGLIMTEAQLHQVFKRHGLIPVNPIEEKFDPNLHEALFQQEVQGKEPGAVVVVSKIGYKLHERVIRPALVGVAKGP from the coding sequence ATGAGTGCTGTGACGTcagaggaaacaaaacaaaatagtgACACAACTTCAAGTGAACAATCCGAGAATGAAAAGAAATTAAGAGTAGAAAATGAAAATCTTACGAAAGAAATTGATTTAATAACAGAAAAGAAACTGGAATTAGAAGACAAATATAAAAGATCACTAGCAGACAGTGAAAACATGAGACGGAGATTAATGAAACAAGTAGAAGATGCAAAACTTCTTGGCATACAAGGATTCTGTAAAGGTCTGTTGGAGGTTGCAGATATTTTAGGAAAGGCAACAGAAAGTGTTCCAAAAGAAGTTAGAGAAAGTAACCCACATTTAAAAAATCTTTATGAAGGTCTGATAATGACGGAAGCCCAGTTGCATCAGGTCTTCAAACGACATGGCCTCATTCCAGTTAATCCAATTGAAGAAAAATTTGATCCCAACTTACATGAAGCTCTGTTTCAGCAGGAGGTGCAAGGAAAGGAACCAGGCGCAGTTGTGGTGGTGTCTAAAATAGGCTACAAGCTTCATGAACGAGTTATACGACCAGCTTTAGTAGGAGTTGCGAAAGGCCCCTAG